Part of the Virgibacillus natechei genome is shown below.
TTGTTGAAAAAATGGTAGAAGGTCGTCTTGGTAAATACTTTGAAGAAATTTGTCTATTAGAACAAAACTTTGTTAAAGATCCAGATCAGAAGGTTAAAAAATATGTTGCAGACAAAGGTGCAACAGTTAAGACGTTCGTTCGATATGAAGTAGGCGAAGGCATGGAAAAACGTGAAGAGAATTTTGCTGAAGAAGTAATGAATCAAATTAAAGAATAAGTAGTAGGTGTGTATAGTAGGGAACAAATGTTGTTCCCTACTTCTCAATAACAATACAGGTTTTCTATGGAGGTAAATATGTCTACAGCTCGTTACCGTAGAATTGTACTTAAAATAAGTGGAGAAGCTTTAAGTGGTGAACAAGGGTCAGGTATTGAACCTAAAGTAATGGAGTCAATCGCAAGCCAAGTAAAAGAAGTGTCCGAACTAGGACTTGAAATTGCTATTGTTGTAGGTGGTGGAAATATATGGCGTGGAAAAGTAGGAAGTGAAATGGGAATGGATCGTGCAACTGCTGATTATATGGGCATGTTAGCAACGGTAATGAATTCTCTTGCACTTCAGGATGCTTTGGAAACCATTGACATTCCTACGCGTGTACAAACATCAATTGAAATGCGTCAGGTAGCCGAACCTTACATAAGAAGAAAAGCAATTCGTCATCTGGAAAAAAAACGTGTCGTGATCTTCGCAGCCGGTACAGGGAATCCATACTTCTCTACAGATACAACAGCAGCGTTACGAGCTGCAGAAATTGAAGCTG
Proteins encoded:
- the pyrH gene encoding UMP kinase translates to MSTARYRRIVLKISGEALSGEQGSGIEPKVMESIASQVKEVSELGLEIAIVVGGGNIWRGKVGSEMGMDRATADYMGMLATVMNSLALQDALETIDIPTRVQTSIEMRQVAEPYIRRKAIRHLEKKRVVIFAAGTGNPYFSTDTTAALRAAEIEAEVILMAKNNVDGVYTDDPKINKDAEKFERLSFLEMLNKDLGVMDSTASSLCMDNDIQLIVFSIMEKGNIKRVVTGEKIGTTIRGK